The following coding sequences lie in one Streptomyces sp. NBC_00510 genomic window:
- a CDS encoding transposase — protein sequence MTTTAVTEQGSGRARYTYRLRVSSSAGAGLEAEWARCRWVWNECVAVSRKVHSLNRTAEQKITCGPAQLDKLLTEARRSMAWLREGSSVPQQQVIRDFATSRAKALKDITARLPMRQRAGMPRIKRKREAAPSLNYTRRGFRLKDGRLHLAGGIVVTVVWSRDLPSAPSSVRVYRDSLGHWYASFVVATAPEPLPATGAVIGIDWGVVATATTTSDAHDLPHAQHGRTAAQRLARYQKMMARRRTPGNKPATGGYRKARRAAAKVSKKIARRRQDTARKWAKRVVRDHDAIAVEDFRPKFLAKTTMARKAADAAIGATKAALIEMGRKHGRDVRLVHPAHTTMDCGSCGARTKHALPLSERTYTCTACGAVSPRDKNSARVMLVRAGLNPAGADRVSAGGPPVPSPREPGIPVH from the coding sequence GTGACGACGACAGCGGTGACGGAGCAGGGGTCCGGGCGTGCCCGGTACACCTATCGGTTGCGGGTGTCGTCGTCGGCGGGTGCCGGTCTGGAGGCGGAGTGGGCGCGTTGCCGTTGGGTGTGGAACGAGTGCGTGGCGGTGTCCCGCAAGGTCCACAGCCTGAACAGGACCGCCGAGCAGAAGATCACGTGCGGCCCGGCGCAGCTCGACAAGTTGCTGACCGAGGCCCGGCGGTCGATGGCGTGGCTGCGGGAGGGCAGCTCGGTGCCGCAGCAGCAGGTCATCCGGGATTTCGCGACGTCCCGTGCCAAAGCCTTGAAGGACATCACGGCGCGTCTGCCGATGCGGCAGCGGGCCGGGATGCCCCGCATCAAGCGCAAGCGCGAGGCCGCCCCGTCGCTGAACTACACCAGGCGGGGTTTTAGGCTCAAGGACGGACGCCTGCACCTGGCCGGCGGCATCGTGGTGACCGTGGTGTGGTCCCGCGACCTGCCGTCCGCACCATCCTCGGTACGGGTGTACCGGGACAGCCTCGGCCACTGGTACGCCTCGTTCGTCGTGGCCACTGCCCCAGAGCCGCTGCCCGCCACCGGCGCAGTGATTGGTATCGACTGGGGCGTCGTTGCGACCGCGACCACGACCAGCGACGCCCACGACCTGCCCCACGCCCAGCACGGCAGGACTGCCGCGCAGCGTCTCGCGCGGTACCAGAAGATGATGGCCCGCCGGCGCACCCCGGGGAACAAGCCCGCCACCGGCGGCTACCGCAAGGCCCGCCGGGCCGCTGCGAAGGTGTCCAAGAAGATCGCCCGCCGGCGGCAGGACACTGCCCGCAAGTGGGCCAAGCGCGTGGTGCGCGACCATGACGCGATTGCGGTGGAGGACTTCCGGCCGAAGTTCCTCGCGAAGACCACAATGGCGCGCAAGGCGGCGGACGCCGCGATTGGCGCCACGAAGGCGGCGCTGATCGAGATGGGCCGCAAGCACGGGCGGGACGTCCGCTTGGTGCATCCCGCGCACACCACGATGGACTGCGGGTCGTGCGGAGCGAGAACCAAGCACGCACTTCCTCTTTCGGAACGTACCTACACCTGCACCGCGTGCGGAGCCGTGTCTCCCAGGGACAAGAACTCCGCTCGCGTGATGCTGGTCCGGGCTGGTCTCAACCCGGCTGGTGCTGATCGTGTAAGCGCTGGAGGACCGCCGGTCCCCAGCCCACGTGAGCCAGGAATCCCCGTCCATTAG
- a CDS encoding AAA family ATPase: protein MTTTAPAPVARQITPPEDRYASELAFLAAHDGGPRPPAWRLTPRAVVTFVMGSDGQALRLPDEAEVPEGVPRRLVVEGKFVGDRALVERCVVTLAGERGLLLVGEPGTAKSMLSELLSAAICGTSGLVVQGTAGTTEDQLKYGWNYALLLAQGPSRQALVPSPVLTAMSRGAIARVEEVTRCLPEVQDSLVSLLSERRIAVPELAGGDDALAHAAPGFNLIATANLRDKGVSEMSAALKRRFNFETVGPIGDLDAETALVRSQSRAAVERAGAPYEVDDAVLEALVTAFRDLREGRSAEGWEVERPSTVMSTAEAVAVAGALGLAAAYFPGDRDVLGLLPGHLLGVVRKDDPADAARLLGYWDGPVRRRAEQGSPTWRTLWELRAVLEG from the coding sequence ATGACCACCACCGCCCCCGCACCCGTCGCGCGGCAGATCACCCCGCCCGAGGACCGGTACGCCAGCGAACTCGCCTTCCTCGCCGCCCACGACGGCGGACCACGTCCGCCCGCCTGGCGGCTCACCCCGCGTGCCGTCGTCACCTTCGTGATGGGCAGCGACGGCCAGGCCCTGCGCCTGCCCGACGAGGCCGAGGTCCCCGAGGGCGTACCGCGCCGCCTCGTCGTCGAGGGGAAGTTCGTCGGCGACCGCGCCCTGGTGGAGCGGTGCGTCGTCACCCTCGCCGGGGAACGCGGCCTGCTCCTCGTCGGCGAGCCCGGCACCGCCAAGTCGATGCTCTCCGAGCTGCTGTCGGCCGCGATCTGCGGCACCAGCGGGCTCGTCGTCCAGGGCACCGCCGGCACCACCGAGGACCAGCTCAAGTACGGCTGGAACTACGCCCTGCTGCTCGCCCAGGGCCCCAGCCGGCAAGCGCTCGTCCCCTCACCCGTGCTCACCGCCATGTCGCGCGGCGCCATCGCCCGCGTCGAAGAGGTGACCCGCTGCCTGCCCGAGGTGCAGGACTCCCTGGTCTCCCTGCTTTCCGAACGCCGCATCGCCGTCCCCGAACTCGCGGGCGGCGACGACGCCCTGGCGCACGCGGCGCCCGGCTTCAACCTGATCGCCACCGCCAACCTCCGCGACAAGGGCGTCTCCGAGATGTCCGCCGCCCTCAAGCGGCGCTTCAACTTCGAGACCGTCGGACCCATCGGCGACCTCGACGCCGAGACGGCGCTGGTGCGCAGCCAGTCCCGCGCCGCCGTCGAACGGGCAGGCGCCCCCTACGAGGTCGACGACGCCGTCCTGGAAGCCCTCGTCACCGCCTTCCGCGACCTGCGCGAGGGCCGCTCCGCCGAAGGCTGGGAGGTCGAACGGCCCTCCACGGTCATGAGCACCGCGGAGGCCGTCGCGGTCGCCGGCGCGCTGGGCCTGGCCGCGGCGTACTTCCCCGGCGACCGGGACGTGCTCGGCCTGCTGCCCGGCCACCTCCTCGGCGTCGTGCGCAAGGACGACCCGGCCGACGCCGCCCGGCTGCTCGGCTACTGGGACGGCCCCGTGCGGCGCCGCGCCGAACAGGGCTCCCCGACCTGGCGCACCCTGTGGGAGCTGCGCGCCGTCCTGGAAGGCTGA
- a CDS encoding transporter substrate-binding domain-containing protein, giving the protein MSTVTAAVVRDLAPTGVLRASINLGNPVLAHGTAQSPGGVTVDIAREVGARLDVPVEPVCFDAARKSFEAMASGRADICFLAVEPAREAEVAFTAPYVVIEGVFAVPRGSQVGAVDEVDRAGVRIGVKRGSAYDLFLSRTLRHATVVRGDEGVDVFRAEGLEVAAGIGQPMAGYVARHPDLRLVEGAFMQILQAVGTTVDRLPESVAFLREVVEELKADGFVARALLRAGQSGALVAPPA; this is encoded by the coding sequence ATGAGCACCGTGACTGCCGCCGTCGTGAGGGACCTGGCGCCGACGGGCGTTCTGCGGGCGTCGATCAACCTGGGCAACCCGGTGCTGGCGCACGGCACCGCGCAGTCCCCCGGCGGCGTCACCGTCGACATCGCGCGCGAGGTGGGCGCCCGGCTGGACGTGCCGGTGGAACCGGTCTGCTTCGACGCGGCACGCAAGTCGTTCGAGGCCATGGCGTCGGGTCGGGCCGACATCTGCTTCCTCGCGGTCGAGCCCGCCCGGGAGGCGGAGGTCGCCTTCACCGCGCCGTACGTGGTGATCGAGGGGGTGTTCGCCGTGCCCCGCGGCTCGCAGGTCGGCGCGGTGGACGAGGTGGACCGCGCGGGTGTCCGGATCGGCGTGAAGCGCGGTTCCGCCTACGACCTCTTCCTGTCGCGCACGCTGCGCCACGCCACCGTCGTCCGCGGGGACGAGGGGGTGGACGTCTTCCGCGCCGAGGGCCTGGAGGTCGCGGCCGGGATCGGGCAGCCGATGGCCGGGTACGTCGCGCGGCACCCCGACCTCCGCCTCGTCGAGGGCGCGTTCATGCAGATCCTGCAGGCCGTCGGCACGACGGTGGACCGGCTGCCGGAGTCCGTCGCCTTCCTCCGCGAGGTCGTCGAGGAGCTGAAGGCGGACGGGTTCGTCGCCCGGGCCCTGCTCCGGGCCGGGCAGTCCGGCGCGCTGGTCGCCCCGCCCGCCTGA
- a CDS encoding DUF4132 domain-containing protein gives MGWVTAGDYEVALHEGKVVCRNATGRRLKSVPAKLADDPAVTGLRQLAEWLERHERRCLADVERWMVRSLPVPLAVIGRVWPDPAWRAALRDLVVTGEDGQVAGFLRDADAERGLGLVDLDGDTVRIAPDMVRLPHPVLLDDLEELREFAVELGVEQNAQQLFREVWQRPAGLDPEGTLVEEYAGGTFKELRFLHGRATSLGYRVRGGHSVCPVLEDGRAVEARIWIGDYDGWSETETGSLSWTDTAGKTLTFSQVGAVAWSEGMRMAAALYAGRDIEDEEQAA, from the coding sequence ATGGGGTGGGTCACGGCGGGCGACTACGAAGTCGCCCTCCACGAAGGGAAGGTCGTGTGCCGCAACGCGACCGGCCGCCGGCTGAAGTCGGTGCCGGCCAAGCTGGCGGACGACCCGGCGGTGACGGGACTGCGGCAGCTCGCCGAATGGCTGGAACGGCACGAACGCCGGTGCCTGGCCGACGTCGAGCGCTGGATGGTGCGTTCGCTGCCGGTGCCCCTCGCCGTGATCGGCCGCGTGTGGCCCGACCCGGCATGGCGGGCGGCCCTGCGCGACCTCGTCGTCACCGGGGAGGACGGTCAGGTCGCCGGCTTCCTGCGGGACGCCGACGCCGAGCGCGGCCTCGGCCTGGTCGACCTCGACGGCGACACCGTGCGCATCGCCCCGGACATGGTCCGCCTCCCGCATCCCGTGCTCCTCGACGACCTGGAGGAGCTGCGGGAGTTCGCCGTCGAGCTGGGCGTGGAGCAGAATGCGCAGCAGCTCTTCCGCGAGGTGTGGCAGCGGCCCGCCGGGCTCGACCCCGAGGGCACGCTCGTCGAGGAGTACGCGGGCGGCACCTTCAAGGAGCTGCGCTTCCTGCACGGCCGCGCCACCTCCCTCGGCTACCGCGTGCGCGGCGGGCACTCCGTCTGCCCCGTACTGGAGGACGGCCGCGCCGTCGAGGCCCGCATCTGGATCGGCGACTACGACGGCTGGAGCGAGACCGAGACCGGGTCCCTGTCCTGGACCGACACCGCCGGGAAGACCCTGACCTTCTCCCAGGTCGGCGCCGTCGCCTGGTCGGAGGGCATGCGCATGGCGGCCGCGCTCTACGCGGGACGCGACATCGAGGACGAGGAGCAGGCGGCATGA